From the genome of Fusibacter sp. A1:
TATCAAGGCGATCTACAACAAGGAACAGATCTATCTGAGCTATATCGACAAACTACAAATACTCACTCAGAGAATCTACCAGGCTTACAAGGGATTTTCTGTGATCGATGAACTTCGGGACATGAATATCGATGGGGTCAGCGGAGGTGTTTCAGGCCTTGTCGAAGATGACGGTTCGGACATCGGCATCATGAATCAGCTGGGTAAGCTACCTCAAAGTTATGAGAGCGTCTGGGTGTTTTACAAGGGAAAGTCGATCCATCTGTCCTTCTTGAGCTTCGGTTCATACAACGAACTGAAAAGAGTGTGCCAGAACATCTATAGGTACAACAATCCAGGGATGCTCTCGCAAAATGTCGGGTTTAAGGTCAATGATATGATCGACGGTTCAAGGGTTGTGGTCGTCAGGCCTGATTTTAGTGAGAGCTGGGCCTTCTTTGTTAGAAAATTCCACCTGAACCATGTCACGCTGGATATGCTGATCAAAGATGAAAACTGTCAGCTACCTATCGGACTCATCAGGTACCTTGCAAAGGGCGGAAGGATCTCGTCGATCACCGGATCTCAGGGTTCAGGCAAAACGACACTGCTTATGGCGATGGTCTCAGAAATATATGGCACGTTGACGCTTCGTATTCAGGAAATGGCCTTTGAACTTCATTTAAGAAAATTGTATCCCTATCGGAACATACTTTCATTTAAAGAAACCTCCCATATTTCAGGGCAGAAGGGACTCGATGTGCAAAAGAAGACAGACGGATCTGTAAACATCCTTGGAGAGGTGGCTACAGACGAAGTAGCCGCTTGGATGATCCAGATGGCGCAAGTCGCAAGTCTGTTCACCCTATTCACCCACCATGCGAAGACCGCAAGGGATCTTGTGCTGTCGATACGAAACAGCCTGCTCAAATGCGATGTGTTCAGAGACGAGAAGATCGCCGAAGAACAGGTGGTCAATGTGCTGAATTTCGACATACACCTGACAAGGGACTACTCGGGTAAAAGGTTCATCGAGCGTATTACTGAAATTGTTCCTGTAAATGATGAGTTGGAATATCCGGAAGAATACAGGGACGCTACGAGCGAAATGGCGATGCAGCAGTTTATGAGCACGATGACGGTGTTCTTTAAAAAAATGACGGATAAGAAAGTCTATGAAGCACGTGACGTCGTACGCTTTGAAGATGGAAGATACATAAGTAGCCAACCGATCAGCCGCATTCAGCAGGAGGCGATGAAAGAACTGATGACGCTAGAGGATGCGAGCGCATTCGAGGAGTTCGTCCATAAGAACTGGGAGGGTCAAGATCATGAGTATACCAGTACTGATGTTGATGTCATCTCTTAGCGGCCTATGTTTACTTGTTCTAATCGCCCTGATCCTAAAGTTTCAAAGACCGAATGACTCTATCGGTATTGTAAAAACCAAAACAAGGCAACTCGACTCGAAATGGCTTTTATGGGCTTATGACAAGCTCTCTTCAAACTTATTGACAAGAAGGTATGTACTTTCGATTAGAGAACGTCTAATCATCACGAGCGACAATGATGAAAAAGCGGTTCGAGAACAGACAGTGGTCGTTTACTCTACCGCGACGACCATCGTTTCGGTCATAATGGTCCTATTCGCTATTTTTGTGCGTGAATGGTATCTGTGGATGGTGCTGATCATCACACTTTTCTTCGTTTCAGAGACGATTGTCGATTTTTTTGTGAATCGGGTGAAGATAAGATTGCTTGAGCAACTGATCAGCTATATCGAGCAGCTAAGGAACCAATATTTTCAGTCCGGCATGATCGACGAGGCATTTTCGGATGCGATGGACGGTCTAAATCCAAAGAAAAACCACGACGTATTGAAGCAAGCCAATCTGATTCATGAGATCCTCATCAGCTCCGACGGGGAAACGCTGCTTAACGCATATTATCAGACGGCGCCAAATAAATACCTGAAGCTGCTTGCCGGAATCGCGTTTATCATCAAGGAATTCGGAGATACGACCATAGAAGGAGCCTCCCTGTTCGCCAAGAGTCTGACTCACCTAAGCAGCGAGCTGAGGGATGAGGTCATCATACGTGACAAGCTGAATTTTGGACTTAAAAGCATGAACTTCATCGCCCTGGTTCCTCTATTTGCAATGAAACCGATCAGGGCGTGGGCCAGTAACAGCTTTTACCCCTTGATGCAGTTCTATGAGGGCCCCCTTGGATTCGTTGTCGAAATATCAGTACTCATTATCATACTCATCTCTTATGCGGTCTTAAGAAAAATACAGAACTTTCACGAAGAGGAGAGTCGAAAATCTGAAAACCATCATCTTGAACGATGGATGATGAAACACTTTTCAAAACCGATCGAGTTCATGGTACCTCAAAAACACTCAAAAGCTTACAAGCGAACAGACACGAGAATGAAGTCTGCGATGGTCTACATTCCGATCGAATGGCACTATGTGCAAAAATGCTCAGTGGCTGTCGCTTGCGCATCGATAGCGCTCCTTATCATCGTGGCAACAATAATGATGGGAACGCAGTCAGTCTACAAGACACCCACAACACCAAGCGGATTTTTAGCGGGTGAGTTAAAGGGAAAAGCGCTTGAAGAGGCACAGGAAACGACCGCGATTGACAATGAGATCCTTCGTAAGACATTTGCTAAAATGACTAGGGATGAGTTAATGGAGCTAATTAAAAACGACTATGAATATAGTGGTGAAAAGTTACGGGTGACAACCAGTAGAATTTCTGACAAATTGAAGCTGCTTGATAATTATCAATTCGACTGGACACATGTACTGATCATCTACGTAATGTGCCTTATCGGATGGTATGCCCCGGACGTGATGCTCCTGGTCAGAAAAAAAATCGCTCAGTCCGATCTGGAGTCCGAAGTCAGCAAGTTTCAACTGATCATCATGATGATGATGCGGATCGAGTCGGTAAGCGTCGACTTTCTGCTGGAATGGTTGGAAAGATTCAGTTTTGTTCTGAAAGAGCCTATTCAACGGGCAATCATGGATTATGACGCCGGTGCGGAAGAAGCGCTGGAGCGATTGAAAGGCAGTACTGAAAATGAAGATTTTCACAAACTGGTTTCAGGACTCGTCAGCGCCGTAAACAAACTGTCGATACATCAGGCGTTTGACGAGCTCGAGACCGAAAAACTCTACTATGTCGAAAAAAGAAGGATTCAGAATGAAAGAATGGTATCCTCAAAAATCAGCGCGGGGCAAATCATAGGGTTTACGCCAACCTATGCCTTAGTCGTCCTGTACTTTATGATACCGCTTGT
Proteins encoded in this window:
- a CDS encoding Flp pilus assembly complex ATPase component TadA, whose amino-acid sequence is MISVLILTLALSVFTYFVFFSSSRASSETWLVEAEKYTVSGVLEMVKQSINNMTKTNLDVAGLSTEAYKRELSKRSELMSALKRCVHGSIKDKRFVKDVIFDILDNSYITESTIDDVIPFTSAQRLSVIDQFDILLHKYKSNYGKEAFSKLVETYQLDKIKTTAYEKGAQAYVISQADIKAIYNKEQIYLSYIDKLQILTQRIYQAYKGFSVIDELRDMNIDGVSGGVSGLVEDDGSDIGIMNQLGKLPQSYESVWVFYKGKSIHLSFLSFGSYNELKRVCQNIYRYNNPGMLSQNVGFKVNDMIDGSRVVVVRPDFSESWAFFVRKFHLNHVTLDMLIKDENCQLPIGLIRYLAKGGRISSITGSQGSGKTTLLMAMVSEIYGTLTLRIQEMAFELHLRKLYPYRNILSFKETSHISGQKGLDVQKKTDGSVNILGEVATDEVAAWMIQMAQVASLFTLFTHHAKTARDLVLSIRNSLLKCDVFRDEKIAEEQVVNVLNFDIHLTRDYSGKRFIERITEIVPVNDELEYPEEYRDATSEMAMQQFMSTMTVFFKKMTDKKVYEARDVVRFEDGRYISSQPISRIQQEAMKELMTLEDASAFEEFVHKNWEGQDHEYTSTDVDVIS